One Miscanthus floridulus cultivar M001 chromosome 11, ASM1932011v1, whole genome shotgun sequence DNA window includes the following coding sequences:
- the LOC136492286 gene encoding uncharacterized protein, which produces MKKSREASSNHDGDGKHRGKASSKKKKKVNPNACRCYGKTGHWANKCPNSKQEKKAEAHLAQTDEDDEASLLMTTFYALHDVEAKEKGEVLAVEGHGKALKAVNLDEPRAQVHLGRVDGEQEQWWYLDSGASNHMTGSKAAFSELDGNVTDTVKFGDGSRVAIQGCGTIIFSIGQLDERGCEVLIESGILKIRDWERCLLVKVKRSHNQLYLLDLKVEQPVCLTARHTKEPWLWHARFCHLSFDVLGRLEKMV; this is translated from the exons ATGAAGAAGTCTAGGGAAGCCTCCTCCAACCACGATGGCGATGGCAAACAccgtggcaaggcttcttcgaagaagaagaagaaggtcaacCCAAACGCCTGTCGGTGCtacgggaagacgggccattgggcaaacaAGTGCCCAAATAGcaagcaagagaagaaggctgaggctcatttagcgcagactgatgaggatgatgaggcctcTCTCCTGATGACGAcattctatgcactgcacgacgttgaggctAAGGAGAAAGGAGAGGTGTTAGCGGTGGAAGGGCACGGTAAGGCTctaaaggctgtcaacctcgatgaaccgcgtgcccaagtccacctcggacgtgtggacgGTGAGCAGGAGCAGTGGTGGTACTTGgactccggcgccagcaaccacatgacgggctccaaggcagccttctctgagctcgatggCAACGTGACCgacacggtgaagttcggtgacggctcaagggtggcgatccaagggtgcggcaccatcatcttcag cattggccagctggatgagcgcggatGCGAGGTACTGATCGAGAGCGGGATCTTAAAGATTCGGGATTGGGAGCGGTGTCTTCTTGTGAAGGTAAAACGCTCACATAATCaattgtacctgctcgacttgaaggtggagcagccagtGTGCCTGACAGCACGGCACACCaaggagccgtggctgtggcatgcccggttttgccatctcagcttcgacgtgctcggtcggctggagaagatggtctga